One Pyrenophora tritici-repentis strain M4 chromosome 5, whole genome shotgun sequence DNA window includes the following coding sequences:
- a CDS encoding Fructose-2,6-bisphosphatase (GpmB, Fructose-2,6-bisphosphatase), translating to MTESNGYYAPNMRAVPAGELVRPSKKTNGVGVQAEDTRICVVMVGLPARGKSLIAQKVVRYLHWLSIKSKTFNVGQYRRTATPNPSAEFFDTSNPEGERLRKAAAQAAVDDMCKWFSEGRGLIAILDATNSTKARRRWIQERCTAENIETLFVESKCDDEELIMSNILEVKTTSPDYVGQDPEEAAADFRNRIRNYEKVYQTIDEDERDLTYVKLIDVGKQVIINQIQDYLQSRVVYYLMNLHIKPRSIWLSRHGESEYNLTGQIGGDANLSARGDAYAHALPGLVAKSVGDGRKLTVWTSTLKRTIQTARFLTFEKLEWKALDELDSGVCDGLTYAQIEEKYPEDFKQRDEDKYNYRYLGGESYRDVVIRLEPIIMELERSENILIVTHQAILRCIYAYFMNVPQEQSPWMEVPLHTLIKLTPKAYSTQEERLKADIPAVSTWRGKGSKAEHQQAHEHANGGA from the exons ATGACCGAGTCCAATGGATACTATGCGCCCAATATGCGCGCCGTGCCTGCTGGCGAACTTGTGAGGCCAAGCAAAAAGACTAATGGAGTTGGTGTACAGGCTGAAGACACGCGGATATGCGTCGTCATGGTGGGCTTGCCCGCGCGGGGGAAGAGTTTGATCGCACAAAAAG TGGTCCGCTATTTGCACTGGCTGTCCATCAAAAGCAAGACATTCAATGTTGGACAGTATCGCCGTACTGCGACCCCGAACCCCTCCGCCGAGTTCTTCGACACTTCGAACCCCGAAGGAGAGCGCCTCCGGAAAGCGGCCGCCCAAGCAGCTGTCGATGATATGTGCAAGTGGTTTTCCGAAGGCAGGGGCTTGATTGCGATATTGGATGCGACAAACTCGACAAAGGCTCGTCGCAGGTGGATTCAGGAGAGATGTACTGCCGAGAACATTGAGACTCTGTTCGTAGAGTCAAAATGCGACGACGAAGAGCTTATCATGAGCAATATTCTCGAAGTAAAGACGACGTCGCCAGACTATGTTGGCCAGGATCCTGAGGAGGCCGCAGCAGACTTCCGCAACCGCATCCGCAACTATGAGAAGGTCTACCAGACAATAGACGAAGACGAGCGTGATCTTACCTATGTCAAACTCATCGATGTCGGAAAGCAAGTCATTATCAACCAGATACAAGACTATCTTCAGAGTAGGGTCGTGTACTACCTGATGAACCTCCACATCAAGCCGCGATCGATCTGGTTATCACGA CACGGAGAATCCGAGTACAACCTCACAGGGCAAATCGGAGGAGATGCGAATCTCTCTGCGCGAGGTGATGCCTATGCACATGCGCTTCCTGGGCTAGTTGCAAAGTCAGTTGGCGATGGTCGCAAGCTTACCGTGTGGACCTCGACGTTGAAACGAACGATCCAAACCGCACGATTCCTCACGTTTGAGAAACTCGAATGGAAAGCCCTCGACGAACTCGACTCTGGCGTTTGCGATGGTCTCACCTATGCTCAGATCGAGGAGAAGTACCCTGAAGACTTCAAGCAACGTGACGAAGACAAATACAACTACCGCTATCTTGGTGGAGAGTCCTACCGCGACGTCGTAATCCGGCTCGAGCCCATCATTATGGAATTGGAGCGCAGTGAAAACATCTTGATTGTCACGCATCAGGCAATCTTGAGGTGTATCTATGCATACTTCATGAACGTGCCCCAGGAGCAGAGTCCTTGGATGGAGGTACCGCTACACACGTTGATCAAATTGACACCAAAGGCGTACTCGACGCAAGAAGAGAGGTTGAAGGCCGATATACCAGCGGTCAGCACCTGGAGAGGCAAGGGTAGTAAAGCTGAGCATCAGCAGGCTCACGAACATGCCAACGGCGGTGCGTAG